The Candidatus Neomarinimicrobiota bacterium genome window below encodes:
- a CDS encoding HigA family addiction module antitoxin, with protein sequence MTTKKLDPIHPGEVLMEEFLKPMEISQYRLAKDIHVSARRINEIVHGKRAISPNTALRLSKYFGLSERFWLNLQARYDLELEKDRIAPILENQIHAFVHI encoded by the coding sequence ATGACTACGAAAAAATTAGATCCGATACATCCAGGCGAAGTCCTCATGGAAGAATTCTTGAAGCCTATGGAAATAAGTCAGTACCGGCTTGCAAAGGACATTCATGTTTCAGCACGCCGAATCAATGAAATCGTTCATGGAAAGAGAGCTATTTCTCCCAATACTGCACTTAGATTATCTAAATATTTTGGTTTATCAGAGCGCTTTTGGCTGAATCTGCAAGCTAGATATGATTTAGAACTTGAAAAAGATCGTATTGCACCAATCCTTGAAAACCAAATTCACGCTTTCGTCCATATCTAA
- a CDS encoding sodium-dependent transporter, whose translation MTQNREAWGSRFGFILAAAGSAVGLGNIWKFPYIAGENGGAAFIFIYLICIGIIGFPVLIAEILIGRTTKKNPVGAFAALTKSKIWVSVGFLGVAAGFMILSFYSVIGGWTIGYVVETLRGSLSSFKSPDEAGALFGTLSGSATWTLGYHSVFFALVMGIVIRGVQGGIELSSKIMMPVLLSILVILIIRGVTLEGASEGLAFLWVPDWSKINGQAVLTALGHAFFTLSLGMGAMLTYGSYMSKRDNLITSAAQIVFLDTLIAIMAGVAIFTAVFASGLDPAAGPGLIFQTLPAVFSTMTGGVYFSFLFFLLLAIAALTSAISLLEVVVAYFVDEKGWNRKGAVIAFGGTIFLLGIPSALSFNIMADVTLFDKTFFDIVDFTASNILLPFGGLMIAIFAGWIWSRTAVMAAVKEGAEQLFETYPWFEGIWFLFLKFIAPVLITLVLLNSLGII comes from the coding sequence ATGACACAGAATAGAGAAGCCTGGGGGTCACGCTTTGGATTTATCCTGGCTGCAGCCGGATCTGCAGTTGGGTTGGGTAATATTTGGAAATTCCCCTACATCGCCGGTGAAAACGGAGGAGCAGCCTTCATCTTCATCTATTTGATCTGCATTGGAATAATCGGTTTTCCCGTGCTTATTGCAGAAATTCTCATTGGTCGCACCACTAAAAAAAATCCCGTAGGTGCCTTTGCAGCCCTGACAAAATCAAAAATATGGGTTTCAGTTGGTTTCCTGGGAGTTGCTGCCGGCTTTATGATTCTCTCATTCTACAGTGTCATAGGCGGCTGGACCATTGGCTATGTGGTGGAAACGCTCAGAGGGTCACTGTCAAGTTTCAAGAGTCCGGATGAAGCGGGTGCCTTGTTCGGAACTTTATCAGGCAGTGCCACCTGGACTCTAGGCTATCATTCCGTCTTCTTTGCTTTGGTTATGGGTATTGTAATCAGGGGAGTGCAGGGGGGCATAGAGCTCTCCAGTAAGATTATGATGCCGGTTTTGTTGTCGATCCTGGTCATTCTCATTATTCGAGGAGTGACCCTGGAAGGCGCTTCAGAAGGACTGGCTTTTCTGTGGGTTCCGGACTGGAGTAAAATTAACGGCCAGGCTGTTCTCACTGCCCTGGGACACGCATTTTTCACTCTGAGCCTGGGTATGGGGGCCATGCTAACGTATGGTAGTTATATGTCTAAGCGGGATAATCTAATCACTTCTGCCGCTCAAATCGTATTTTTGGATACACTCATTGCGATCATGGCAGGTGTAGCCATCTTTACTGCGGTCTTTGCTTCAGGTTTGGATCCGGCTGCTGGTCCAGGATTGATTTTTCAAACCCTTCCAGCAGTGTTTTCGACCATGACGGGGGGGGTCTATTTTTCATTCCTATTCTTCCTGTTGCTGGCTATTGCGGCGTTAACTTCTGCAATCTCACTGTTGGAAGTGGTGGTAGCTTATTTTGTGGACGAAAAAGGGTGGAATCGGAAAGGAGCCGTCATCGCCTTTGGTGGAACGATCTTTCTCTTGGGTATTCCTTCAGCCTTATCCTTTAATATTATGGCTGATGTCACTTTATTTGATAAAACATTTTTTGATATTGTCGATTTTACAGCCTCAAACATTCTGTTGCCTTTTGGTGGCTTGATGATTGCCATTTTTGCCGGTTGGATCTGGTCACGCACTGCAGTAATGGCTGCAGTGAAAGAAGGTGCTGAACAATTATTTGAGACCTATCCCTGGTTCGAGGGGATCTGGTTCCTGTTTCTCAAGTTCATTGCTCCAGTACTCATTACTTTGGTTCTCTTAAATAGCCTGGGTATTATCTAA
- a CDS encoding DUF5683 domain-containing protein, translating to MVDSSRQKSPSKALWYSIIPGAGQLYNQHPLKAILFSGVFAYFTYEYLNAQEAYQVDPADKSLHRIRNDKIWLMSLTWTMNILDAYVDAQLWDFEKYRISTEALPETELIKPKETDSIDDTE from the coding sequence ATGGTTGACTCATCACGCCAAAAAAGTCCCAGTAAAGCATTATGGTATTCAATCATCCCCGGTGCTGGGCAGCTCTATAATCAGCATCCGCTAAAGGCCATCTTGTTTTCCGGTGTTTTTGCCTATTTTACTTACGAATATCTTAATGCTCAGGAAGCTTATCAGGTTGATCCAGCTGATAAATCCCTCCACCGCATTCGGAATGACAAGATCTGGCTCATGAGCTTGACCTGGACCATGAATATTCTGGATGCCTATGTGGATGCACAGTTGTGGGATTTTGAAAAATACAGGATCAGCACGGAGGCGTTACCAGAAACCGAACTCATTAAACCAAAGGAAACGGACAGTATAGATGACACAGAATAG
- a CDS encoding type II toxin-antitoxin system RelE/ParE family toxin has translation MIKTFASKETKKLFQRIRSRKLPTDIQRIASRKLNVLDAADHLSDLRVPPSNHLEKLHGKRSGQHSIRINDQWRICFIWDKGNAHNVEITDYH, from the coding sequence ATGATTAAGACTTTCGCATCAAAAGAAACAAAAAAACTATTTCAACGGATACGTTCTCGAAAATTACCAACAGATATTCAACGCATTGCAAGTCGAAAACTTAACGTACTTGATGCTGCAGACCACCTTTCTGACCTTCGTGTTCCTCCATCCAATCATCTCGAGAAGCTACATGGAAAAAGATCTGGCCAACATAGTATCAGGATAAATGATCAATGGCGGATTTGCTTTATCTGGGACAAGGGCAATGCCCATAATGTGGAAATAACTGATTACCATTAG